In one window of Poriferisphaera corsica DNA:
- a CDS encoding MotA/TolQ/ExbB proton channel family protein, with protein sequence MQDHHTETIDSSRQTNEEGMKLSSFYMGGLLMLAVMVWGMSAAGDIGAWIYIPEMIIVGGLTVGGLWMTCGLGVVIRGIKAVLIGKRFSNNAEFVASVRVMDRGRNIAWIAGIFSFITGLIAILRDLRDPSTIGMGMATAMLGILYAVILAELIFAPCGRFLITRNEHLAGEKLKHEPWMAKMAILVIGMSFINMAASLMAFGEI encoded by the coding sequence ATGCAAGATCACCATACAGAAACGATTGATTCTTCACGCCAAACAAATGAGGAAGGCATGAAGCTCTCCAGTTTTTACATGGGCGGATTGCTGATGCTTGCCGTTATGGTTTGGGGGATGTCGGCGGCTGGAGATATTGGCGCGTGGATCTACATTCCGGAGATGATCATTGTTGGTGGCTTGACGGTTGGGGGGCTATGGATGACTTGCGGCTTAGGGGTCGTCATTCGGGGCATAAAAGCGGTACTGATTGGGAAACGATTTTCGAATAATGCTGAGTTTGTAGCGAGTGTCCGGGTGATGGATCGCGGAAGAAACATCGCGTGGATAGCTGGGATTTTTAGTTTCATCACAGGACTGATTGCGATACTACGTGATTTAAGAGATCCGAGTACGATTGGTATGGGAATGGCGACAGCGATGTTGGGGATACTGTATGCAGTCATTTTGGCTGAATTGATATTTGCGCCTTGTGGTAGATTTCTGATAACACGAAACGAGCATTTGGCTGGTGAAAAGCTAAAACACGAACCTTGGATGGCAAAGATGGCAATCCTGGTGATCGGGATGTCCTTTATAAATATGGCTGCGTCTCTGATGGCATTTGGCGAAATCTGA
- a CDS encoding LysE family translocator has translation MVTWEKLVLFIGVTAVLAVTPGPDVIYVLTRGMAQGTKAALAAAFGFATGSLAHTAFAIVGISAILQASAVAFMVIKLVGAGYLIYLGLRALFDKSHFDISGKLEGKQIKQIYKQSVIANILNPKVAIFYLSFLPQFINQDSRAWTQLLELGAVFMVMTILVFGVIGVFAAKLGEQLKKNDKIAGSIRYVSGSVLCLLGIGLAIHDR, from the coding sequence ATGGTCACATGGGAAAAATTAGTTTTGTTTATTGGGGTAACAGCAGTCTTGGCAGTCACACCCGGTCCTGACGTGATCTATGTACTAACTCGCGGCATGGCTCAAGGGACGAAGGCGGCATTGGCTGCAGCGTTTGGCTTTGCAACTGGAAGCTTGGCACACACTGCTTTTGCAATTGTGGGGATCAGTGCGATACTTCAAGCGAGCGCAGTTGCTTTTATGGTGATTAAATTGGTGGGCGCAGGTTATCTGATTTATCTGGGGTTGCGTGCTCTTTTTGATAAATCTCATTTCGATATTTCGGGCAAACTCGAAGGCAAGCAGATCAAACAAATTTATAAGCAAAGCGTGATTGCGAATATATTGAATCCGAAGGTGGCAATTTTTTATCTATCTTTCCTACCCCAATTCATTAATCAAGATAGCAGGGCATGGACTCAGCTACTAGAACTCGGTGCCGTTTTTATGGTGATGACGATCTTGGTTTTTGGAGTCATTGGCGTCTTTGCTGCGAAACTTGGCGAGCAACTAAAAAAGAATGATAAGATTGCGGGGAGCATACGATACGTCTCTGGAAGCGTGCTATGTTTGTTGGGGATTGGACTTGCAATACATGATAGGTGA
- a CDS encoding zinc ribbon domain-containing protein, with protein MSEETNNNDREYWESDDPNADVYVEEMGENAELACPGCFTQNPKENHFCEQCGKPLTGIASSDPFGQIFSEGYAYRSATERTSEKGSSIVLIGMWLIFGPSVLITGLGSIYTLYIGFFGVIEYNSQFDSHHAVYSTGIADNILLSILQATVLALLAMLLGTLLYKTTKAQTKN; from the coding sequence ATGAGTGAAGAAACGAATAACAACGACCGAGAATATTGGGAATCAGACGATCCGAATGCGGATGTGTATGTTGAGGAAATGGGTGAGAATGCAGAGCTTGCTTGTCCCGGCTGCTTCACACAGAACCCGAAGGAAAATCATTTTTGCGAGCAATGTGGCAAACCTTTAACTGGTATTGCAAGCAGCGATCCGTTTGGGCAGATTTTCAGTGAAGGCTACGCGTACAGATCTGCAACTGAAAGAACATCAGAAAAAGGAAGCTCGATCGTACTCATTGGCATGTGGCTGATTTTTGGACCATCTGTGCTGATCACAGGATTAGGCTCGATTTACACCTTATATATAGGCTTTTTCGGGGTCATTGAGTACAACAGTCAATTCGACTCGCACCATGCAGTATATTCAACCGGTATCGCAGACAACATTCTACTGAGTATTTTACAAGCAACAGTCCTTGCTTTACTCGCAATGTTATTGGGAACGCTGCTATACAAAACAACCAAAGCACAGACGAAAAATTAG
- a CDS encoding SDR family NAD(P)-dependent oxidoreductase, which yields MKNAIVIGASSGIGEGFVRKLVREGYRVGMTGRRTVEMKRIRDEVGEDNALIREMDVTKTEEARKIFKSLTNEMAKDGGIVDMVVISAGVGKNNSMADWEISEWTNGVNVVGFTAIADAAIELFQKQKKGSLVGLSSIAGIKGIGDAPVYSASKGYERLYLEAAKQYFMKHRLDVNVTAVLPGFVDTELVKDNDRMFWVQPVEKAVDQAYAGIIKGKFYVVVTKRWRLMAWIMRALPRWVWFRAC from the coding sequence ATGAAAAATGCGATTGTGATTGGCGCGAGTTCAGGGATTGGCGAAGGTTTTGTTAGAAAGCTAGTACGGGAAGGGTATCGCGTGGGAATGACGGGGCGGCGTACGGTGGAGATGAAGCGAATACGGGATGAGGTCGGAGAAGACAATGCGCTGATTAGAGAGATGGATGTCACCAAAACGGAAGAAGCGAGAAAAATTTTCAAGAGCCTTACGAATGAAATGGCTAAAGATGGCGGTATCGTTGACATGGTGGTAATTTCGGCGGGTGTCGGGAAAAACAATTCGATGGCTGACTGGGAGATCAGTGAATGGACAAATGGAGTGAATGTGGTTGGCTTCACCGCGATTGCGGATGCTGCGATTGAGTTGTTTCAGAAGCAGAAGAAAGGGTCACTTGTGGGGCTAAGCTCAATCGCAGGGATCAAGGGGATTGGAGATGCGCCAGTTTATAGCGCTAGCAAGGGGTATGAAAGGCTTTATCTGGAAGCAGCCAAACAGTACTTCATGAAGCACCGGTTAGACGTGAATGTCACAGCAGTTTTGCCAGGATTTGTTGATACGGAACTGGTAAAGGATAATGATCGTATGTTCTGGGTGCAGCCAGTGGAGAAGGCTGTTGATCAGGCTTATGCGGGGATTATTAAGGGGAAGTTTTACGTGGTGGTCACGAAACGATGGCGGCTAATGGCATGGATCATGCGGGCATTGCCGCGATGGGTATGGTTTAGGGCTTGCTAA
- a CDS encoding aldo/keto reductase, with amino-acid sequence MRRRRLGRTDLEVSILGLGGVTICERPQEEVNEEVRWAYDQGIRYFDVAPQYMNSQELMGPALKPFRNEVVLACKTLERTADNANRELDDSLNKLCTDHFDLYQLHAMTTEEDYKLAMGKGGAIEALMNAKKAGKIRYAGFSAHNEEIALKLIASGLFDSMLVPLNFVSYEAGFGPRMLAAANEKGMGILALKSMAKTKLIGERTHSKCWYEPEDREEAIGLLLRYTLNLPGIAAAIPPGDAKLMRIGVEQAAKNCEPLHDEELTKLKDFYCTVEPLFPLEG; translated from the coding sequence ATGAGACGAAGGCGATTAGGCCGTACGGATCTCGAGGTGTCTATCTTAGGGTTAGGCGGCGTAACGATATGCGAACGCCCACAAGAGGAAGTGAATGAGGAAGTAAGGTGGGCATATGATCAGGGGATACGATATTTTGATGTCGCGCCACAGTACATGAACTCTCAAGAATTAATGGGGCCGGCCCTGAAGCCTTTCAGGAATGAAGTCGTACTGGCATGCAAGACACTAGAGCGAACAGCAGATAATGCTAATCGTGAGTTAGACGATTCACTCAATAAATTATGCACGGATCATTTCGATTTATACCAACTCCACGCGATGACGACAGAAGAAGATTATAAGCTCGCAATGGGTAAGGGCGGAGCTATTGAAGCCCTAATGAATGCAAAGAAAGCTGGAAAGATCAGATACGCTGGCTTTAGCGCACACAATGAAGAAATCGCCCTGAAACTTATTGCCAGCGGGCTATTTGACAGCATGTTAGTGCCGCTGAATTTCGTGTCGTATGAAGCAGGGTTTGGGCCGCGAATGTTAGCGGCAGCCAATGAAAAGGGGATGGGTATTTTAGCTCTAAAAAGCATGGCGAAAACCAAGTTGATTGGCGAACGAACGCATTCGAAATGCTGGTACGAGCCTGAGGATCGTGAAGAGGCGATTGGTTTACTGTTGCGATATACGCTGAATTTACCGGGTATTGCGGCTGCGATACCGCCGGGCGATGCGAAACTAATGCGGATAGGTGTTGAGCAAGCGGCTAAGAATTGCGAGCCGCTTCATGATGAGGAACTAACTAAATTAAAAGATTTTTATTGTACAGTTGAGCCGCTGTTTCCGCTGGAAGGTTAA
- the fusA gene encoding elongation factor G → MSTATAAPKGKLGRLDMTRNFGICAHIDAGKTTVSERILYYTGKNYKIGEVHEGTATMDHLEDEQQRGITIQSAATTCPWEFNNTTYTLNLIDTPGHVDFTMEVERSMRVLDGAVVVFDGKEGVEAQSETVWRQADRYGVPRVCFINKMDKMGADFEFSYGTLIERLGAPVIPVQYPIGASNDHVGVIDLMEMRAYYFSKEDMGSTVTEEDIPAELKDKANEWHHKMVESIAELDDALTEKFLMEEEISVDELKAALRKGTLAQEAHPVFCGSALQNIGVQKLIDGVIEYLPNPTEVPETQGTDVKDAEKKLSRPHSEDAPFSALVFKIVNDAHGDLTYVRVYSGVLQKGTRVLNSNNGKKEIVSRIFEMHSKERIAREDAKAGEIVAVVGLKTSYTGETLCDANDPIVLDRMEFPDPVISMSIEPASAGDKEKLSSALATIRREDPSFQFHYDDETGETIIAGMGELHLEIINVKLTRDLKIGVNVGQPRVAYRETINGTAQARGIHKKQSGGRGQFGDATIIVSPITEEEAKEQDLLYKDGIAYQDSITGGSIPREYIPSVGVGARATALGGVLAGYPLIGCKVEVIDGKYHDVDSSQLAFEMAGSIGFKEATRKAGLQLLEPVMKVSVTTPDEFLGNVTGDLNRRRAIIADTEQRGNTRIVTAEAPLSEMFGYSNSLRGMSQGRASYSMEPLDYRPVPDSIAKEIVEGENK, encoded by the coding sequence ATGAGCACCGCAACAGCAGCTCCAAAAGGGAAGCTGGGTCGTCTAGACATGACCCGTAACTTCGGTATCTGTGCCCACATCGACGCAGGCAAAACGACTGTGTCCGAGCGTATCCTGTACTACACCGGTAAGAACTACAAGATCGGTGAAGTTCACGAAGGTACGGCTACCATGGACCACTTGGAAGACGAACAGCAGCGCGGTATTACCATTCAGTCTGCTGCGACGACTTGTCCGTGGGAATTCAACAACACCACTTACACACTGAACCTGATCGACACGCCAGGCCACGTTGACTTCACGATGGAAGTTGAACGTTCGATGCGTGTGCTTGATGGCGCAGTGGTTGTATTTGACGGTAAGGAAGGCGTTGAAGCACAGTCAGAGACTGTGTGGCGTCAGGCTGACCGTTACGGCGTCCCACGCGTCTGCTTCATCAATAAGATGGACAAGATGGGTGCGGACTTTGAGTTCTCGTACGGCACACTGATTGAGCGTCTTGGCGCACCAGTCATTCCAGTGCAATACCCAATCGGCGCATCCAACGATCACGTTGGTGTGATCGACCTGATGGAAATGAGAGCTTATTACTTCTCCAAAGAAGATATGGGCTCAACAGTGACAGAGGAAGATATTCCTGCTGAGCTGAAAGACAAGGCTAATGAATGGCACCATAAGATGGTGGAATCTATTGCTGAGCTTGACGATGCACTGACTGAAAAATTCCTGATGGAAGAAGAAATCAGTGTTGATGAGCTCAAAGCAGCACTTCGTAAGGGCACCTTGGCTCAGGAGGCTCACCCAGTTTTCTGTGGTTCAGCTCTCCAAAACATCGGCGTTCAGAAGCTGATCGACGGTGTGATTGAATACCTGCCAAATCCAACGGAAGTTCCTGAAACTCAGGGTACTGATGTTAAGGACGCAGAGAAGAAACTGTCTCGTCCACACAGTGAAGACGCACCTTTCTCAGCATTGGTCTTTAAGATTGTTAACGATGCACACGGCGACCTGACTTATGTCCGCGTTTACTCGGGCGTTCTTCAGAAGGGTACACGTGTGTTGAACTCGAACAACGGCAAGAAGGAAATCGTCTCACGTATCTTCGAAATGCACTCGAAAGAGCGTATTGCTCGTGAAGATGCGAAGGCTGGCGAAATCGTTGCTGTTGTCGGTCTGAAGACCAGCTACACCGGCGAAACACTGTGCGATGCGAACGATCCAATCGTTCTTGACCGTATGGAATTCCCAGACCCAGTTATCTCCATGTCTATTGAACCGGCAAGTGCTGGCGACAAAGAGAAGCTCTCAAGTGCATTGGCAACGATCCGCCGCGAAGACCCATCGTTCCAGTTCCACTATGACGATGAAACCGGCGAAACCATTATTGCTGGCATGGGTGAGCTTCACCTTGAGATCATCAATGTTAAATTGACTCGTGACCTGAAGATTGGCGTCAACGTCGGTCAGCCACGCGTTGCTTATCGTGAAACGATCAACGGCACGGCTCAGGCACGCGGCATTCATAAGAAACAGTCCGGTGGTCGCGGCCAGTTCGGTGATGCAACTATCATCGTCAGCCCAATCACTGAAGAAGAAGCCAAAGAGCAGGACTTGCTATACAAGGACGGCATTGCTTACCAGGACAGCATCACGGGTGGTTCAATTCCTCGCGAATACATCCCATCCGTCGGCGTTGGTGCTCGTGCAACTGCACTGGGCGGCGTCTTGGCTGGCTACCCACTGATCGGTTGTAAGGTTGAAGTCATCGACGGTAAGTACCACGATGTCGACTCCTCACAGCTCGCATTCGAAATGGCTGGCTCGATTGGCTTTAAGGAAGCGACCCGCAAGGCTGGTCTACAGCTTCTTGAGCCTGTTATGAAGGTCTCTGTCACAACTCCAGACGAATTCTTGGGTAATGTGACGGGTGACTTGAATCGCCGCCGTGCGATCATTGCGGACACTGAGCAGCGAGGCAACACCCGTATTGTTACGGCTGAAGCACCACTCAGTGAAATGTTTGGTTATTCAAACAGCCTCCGCGGCATGTCACAAGGCCGTGCCAGCTACTCAATGGAACCATTGGATTACCGTCCAGTTCCAGATAGCATTGCTAAGGAAATCGTCGAAGGCGAGAACAAGTAA